The segment CCCACTTTTAACAATTTCAGCATTCAGCCACGGTATAATAGGAATCAGTACTCTTCCTTTGAATCTGATCGTCACAATTTGGGTAACAATAGCAGGGAATAATGCGACTCGTTATACTGACAAAAAAATGACCTATGAGGAATTAAAAATGTTCGCCCGTTTTCCTCAAGGTATCCCGGAGGGACTGGACTTGTCAAGCATACGTGGGAAAGAATATAATTGACACTTACTGTCCTTCTTTTGGCTTCGTTCATATCTGGCTTTCCGTTTCGGGGGACTGGTGGGACAAGTAGGACGCTGTCCCGCATGTCACAAAAGTCCTACAAAATTACTTTTTCTTCTTTCTCACTTCTATTCTGGCCTTGGTCATTCGTTCACGCAAACCGCCTTCTTTTAGGAAGGCCATTTCCAATTGCTTTAGCTGCTGTTTGAGCAGATAAGTAGTAATGGTGATTAAAGCTATCATAGCATTGGCGCAAATCTCAGGGTTTTCATGCTCAATGGCTTTTTGGAATGTTTCGTAAGTTGGTTTTGATGTACTCTTGTTAAGCTCACGCATACGGGCTACCAAACGGTGTCCTTTCTCCCAAATGGCCAACTTCCTCTGATACATACTGGCATTACAACCATGTGGGAACATCACCGGAAGAAGCACGAGGCGTCATAGGTTCACTTGCGTTTTTCTCAGCCATAAAAATCAGCACTTTTTACAGAACCTTTTGTGCACTTTTTTTTCAGGAAT is part of the Bacteroidia bacterium genome and harbors:
- a CDS encoding four helix bundle suffix domain-containing protein; its protein translation is MYQRKLAIWEKGHRLVARMRELNKSTSKPTYETFQKAIEHENPEICANAMIALITITTYLLKQQLKQLEMAFLKEGGLRERMTKARIEVRKKKK